From one Novosphingobium sp. genomic stretch:
- a CDS encoding cytochrome c biogenesis protein DipZ — MLLYLLSYLAGALTIMSPCILPILPFAFARAGKPFLSHGLPMLAGMTVMFAGMAVLVSVGGQWAVGANDVGRGVALVLLALFGLTLVFPSLADRMTRPLVQLGGRWAQSAHGDSGWRGSLALGAATGLLWAPCAGPILGLVLTGAALKGGGLATGVLLLAYGLGAATSLALALVVGGKVYGAMKRSLGFGEKVRQVLGLVVLAAVAVIALGLDTGVLTKLSAASTNRIEQGLLERFGIARKPASSADGLGDEGANPGFNGATLWLNGAPLTAADLKGKVVLVDFWTYTCINCLRTLPYVKGWADKYKQAGLMVVGVHTPEFAFEKDPTNVRDAVKRLGVTYPVALDNNYAIWKAFNNEYWPAEYLIDAQGRIRAHMFGEGDDAAFEKLIQKVLAENGASAVPGGTVQGMDNGIEAERSGQEQSPETYVGYARAQGFSSTPAVKQDTAETYALGGLQADGWGLEGRWTVGAENARLEQAGGGIAYRFQARDLHLVLGPAAGGKPVRFRVTIDGHAPGADHGVDTDAQGNGVVTDNRLYQLLRLKDGAGDHSFMITFLDPGVEAFAFTFG, encoded by the coding sequence ATGCTGCTTTACCTGCTCTCCTATCTGGCCGGCGCGCTCACCATCATGAGCCCCTGCATCCTGCCGATCCTGCCCTTCGCTTTTGCGCGCGCGGGCAAGCCGTTCCTCTCGCATGGCCTGCCGATGCTGGCGGGGATGACGGTGATGTTCGCGGGGATGGCGGTTCTGGTCTCGGTGGGCGGGCAATGGGCGGTGGGCGCCAATGATGTGGGCCGGGGCGTGGCGCTGGTGCTGCTGGCGCTGTTCGGGCTGACGCTGGTGTTCCCTTCGCTGGCCGACCGGATGACGCGCCCGCTGGTGCAACTGGGCGGGCGCTGGGCGCAGAGCGCGCATGGCGATTCAGGCTGGCGCGGTTCCTTGGCGCTGGGCGCGGCGACGGGCCTGCTCTGGGCGCCCTGTGCCGGGCCGATTCTGGGTCTGGTGCTGACCGGCGCGGCGCTGAAGGGCGGCGGTCTGGCGACGGGCGTGCTGCTGCTGGCTTACGGCCTGGGCGCGGCGACTTCTCTGGCGCTGGCGCTGGTGGTGGGCGGCAAGGTCTATGGCGCGATGAAGCGCTCGCTGGGCTTTGGCGAGAAGGTGCGGCAGGTGCTGGGGCTGGTGGTGCTGGCAGCAGTCGCGGTGATCGCGCTGGGGCTGGACACCGGCGTGCTGACCAAGCTTTCGGCGGCCAGCACCAATCGGATCGAGCAGGGCCTGCTGGAACGTTTCGGCATCGCCCGCAAACCCGCCAGCAGCGCCGACGGGCTGGGCGATGAGGGCGCCAACCCCGGTTTCAACGGCGCGACGCTGTGGCTCAATGGCGCGCCGTTGACCGCTGCTGATCTCAAGGGCAAGGTGGTGCTGGTCGATTTCTGGACCTACACCTGCATCAACTGCCTGCGCACGCTGCCCTATGTGAAGGGCTGGGCCGACAAGTACAAGCAGGCCGGGCTCATGGTGGTGGGCGTCCACACGCCCGAGTTCGCCTTCGAGAAAGACCCCACCAACGTGCGCGATGCCGTCAAGCGGCTGGGCGTGACCTATCCGGTGGCGCTGGACAACAATTACGCCATCTGGAAGGCCTTCAACAACGAATACTGGCCCGCCGAATATCTGATCGACGCGCAGGGCCGCATCCGGGCGCATATGTTTGGCGAGGGCGACGATGCCGCCTTCGAGAAGCTGATCCAGAAGGTGCTGGCCGAAAATGGCGCCTCGGCGGTGCCCGGCGGCACGGTGCAGGGCATGGACAATGGCATCGAGGCCGAGCGCAGCGGTCAGGAGCAGAGCCCCGAGACCTATGTCGGCTATGCCCGCGCTCAGGGCTTTTCCAGCACGCCTGCGGTGAAGCAGGATACGGCGGAGACCTATGCTCTGGGCGGCCTGCAGGCCGATGGCTGGGGGCTGGAAGGCCGCTGGACGGTTGGCGCCGAAAATGCCCGGCTGGAGCAGGCCGGTGGCGGCATCGCCTATCGTTTTCAGGCGCGCGACCTGCATCTGGTGCTGGGGCCGGCGGCGGGCGGCAAGCCGGTGCGCTTCCGTGTGACCATCGATGGCCATGCGCCGGGCGCTGATCATGGCGTGGATACCGATGCTCAGGGCAATGGCGTGGTGACGGATAACCGGCTGTATCAGTTGCTGCGGCTGAAGGATGGCGCGGGCGATCACAGCTTTATGATCACCTTCCTCGATCCCGGCGTGGAGGCCTTTGCCTTCACCTTTGGATAA
- a CDS encoding cupin domain-containing protein — translation MALENFDIPAFLRDDWQRQPRLFRKAFPAFTNPLEPDELAGLACEEGVESRLIFQDGEKLRMENGPLAEARFATLGAQPWTLLVQAVDQHAPDVADLIEPFRFIPDWRIDDVMVSYASDGGGVGPHFDQYDVFLVQGLGRRRWRVGPRCDDTTPLRPHEDLRLLEGFEPTGDFVLEPGDMLYVPPGFAHDGVAVGDDCMTYSIGFRAPSRHDLIEGWSEELLSRENDDDRYADPGLPAQDHPGEIAASALDDLHRMVTESLQDREAFARWFGCHNTTPKYADQDWRPEEPVTEDEVREGLEEGLALYRNPASRFAFVARGGDALWLFADGTCFEASGASAELAKHICAGGAIEPDPMVVDQPEAITLIAALCNQGSLAFEDED, via the coding sequence ATGGCCCTTGAGAACTTCGACATCCCCGCCTTCCTGCGCGACGACTGGCAGCGCCAGCCCCGCCTGTTCCGCAAGGCCTTCCCCGCCTTCACCAACCCGCTGGAGCCCGACGAACTGGCGGGCCTCGCCTGCGAGGAGGGCGTGGAATCGCGCCTGATCTTTCAGGATGGCGAGAAACTGCGTATGGAAAACGGCCCGCTGGCCGAGGCGCGTTTCGCCACGCTGGGCGCGCAGCCCTGGACGCTGCTGGTGCAGGCGGTGGATCAGCATGCCCCCGATGTCGCCGATCTGATCGAGCCCTTCCGCTTTATCCCCGACTGGCGGATCGACGATGTGATGGTCAGCTATGCCAGCGATGGCGGCGGGGTGGGCCCGCATTTCGATCAGTATGACGTCTTTCTGGTGCAGGGCCTTGGCCGCCGCCGCTGGAGGGTGGGGCCGCGCTGCGATGACACCACGCCCCTGCGCCCGCATGAGGATCTGCGCCTGCTAGAAGGGTTCGAGCCCACCGGCGACTTCGTGCTGGAGCCGGGCGATATGCTCTATGTACCCCCCGGCTTCGCGCATGATGGCGTGGCGGTGGGCGACGATTGCATGACCTATTCGATCGGCTTTCGTGCCCCCTCGCGCCACGATCTGATCGAGGGCTGGAGCGAGGAGCTGCTCTCCCGCGAGAATGACGATGACCGCTATGCCGACCCCGGCCTGCCCGCTCAGGACCATCCGGGCGAGATCGCGGCCTCGGCGCTGGACGACCTGCACCGGATGGTGACGGAAAGCCTGCAGGATCGCGAGGCCTTTGCCCGCTGGTTCGGCTGCCATAACACTACGCCCAAATATGCCGATCAGGACTGGCGCCCCGAGGAACCCGTCACCGAGGACGAAGTGCGCGAGGGGCTGGAAGAAGGTCTGGCACTGTACCGCAACCCGGCCAGCCGCTTTGCCTTTGTGGCGCGGGGTGGGGATGCGCTGTGGCTGTTTGCCGATGGCACCTGTTTCGAGGCTTCAGGCGCGAGTGCCGAACTGGCGAAGCACATCTGCGC